CTTGCCAAAGTTACGTCCGAAACGTTTCTGCTTTCCGGCGATAACGACTGTATTTACCTTGTCGACCTTGACATCAAAAGCTTTTTCAACAGCTTGTTTGATCTCAATCTTATTCGCGTCACGATTCACTTCAAAGACAACTACACGGCCTTTTTCCTGTAAATCACTAGCTTTTTCGGTGATCAAAGGACGCTGTATAATTTGGTGGAGAGGTTTCATCAGACTAACGCTCCTTCCAGATGAGCAACAGCATCTTCAGTAAGA
This DNA window, taken from Deltaproteobacteria bacterium HGW-Deltaproteobacteria-4, encodes the following:
- a CDS encoding 50S ribosomal protein L23, with protein sequence MKPLHQIIQRPLITEKASDLQEKGRVVVFEVNRDANKIEIKQAVEKAFDVKVDKVNTVVIAGKQKRFGRNFGKRSNYKKAYVTLTEGSKIDFFGV